A genomic window from Terrisporobacter glycolicus ATCC 14880 = DSM 1288 includes:
- a CDS encoding heavy metal translocating P-type ATPase has translation MDTKINVDDIKISGMTCASCAKAVERAVKKLDSSVEASVNMATEKLSISYDKEKVKNEDIENAIEKVGFTVVKEEKDKEVIVPIGGMTCASCVKAVERAVKKIDGVKNVQVNLATEKATISYIPSKVKLYEIKDIIEKAGFKVLEMEKKVSVDDDKLRKEKEMKTLFNKFVISAIFAVPLFYIAMGHMIPAPIGPLPLPKIIDPSTNPLNFALTQLFLTIPIVIAGNKFFSKGVKSMIAKAPTMDSLITIGSSAALIYSLYSIYLVYSGDKMAVHHMYFESAGVIITLVLLGKYFETRAKGKTGEAIKKLMGLSPKTATIIKNDKEIEIPIEEVEVGDIIVVKPGSKIPVDGTVVEGHTSVDESMLTGESIPVEKNIGSSVVGASINKNGTIRFKAEKVGSDTAISQIIKLVEDAQGSKAPIAKLADIIAGYFVPVVVVIAIIAGLAWFIAGKGAIFSLTVFIAVLVIACPCALGLATPTAIMVGTGKGAENGILIKGGQALETTHKINTIVFDKTGTVTEGKPVVTNIITHGNITEEELLKVAASAEKSSEHPLGEAIVRDCEEKNLQFYKLDKFMAIPGHGIEVVINGRDILLGNKKLMINKNIDLEDLEEKSDKLASEGKTPMYIAINNKIGGIIAVADVVKENSAKAIKKLHDMGIEVAMITGDNKKTAQAIASQVGIDRVLAEVLPQDKSSEVKKLQEEGKFVAMVGDGINDAPALAQADIGIAIGSGTDVAMESADIVLMRSDLLDVPTAIRLSKSTMTNIKENLFWAFGYNVIGIPVAAGVLYLFGGPLLSPVIAALAMAFSSTSVLLNALRLKRFKVEK, from the coding sequence ATGGATACTAAAATAAATGTTGATGATATAAAAATAAGTGGAATGACATGTGCATCTTGTGCAAAGGCTGTGGAAAGAGCAGTTAAAAAATTAGACTCAAGCGTTGAAGCTAGTGTTAATATGGCAACAGAAAAATTGAGTATATCTTATGATAAAGAGAAAGTAAAAAATGAAGATATAGAAAATGCTATAGAGAAAGTAGGTTTTACAGTAGTAAAAGAAGAAAAAGACAAAGAAGTAATAGTACCAATAGGTGGAATGACATGTGCATCTTGTGTAAAAGCTGTGGAAAGAGCAGTAAAAAAAATAGATGGGGTAAAAAATGTTCAAGTTAATTTAGCAACAGAAAAAGCAACAATAAGTTATATACCAAGTAAAGTAAAATTATATGAAATAAAAGATATTATAGAAAAAGCTGGATTTAAAGTTTTGGAGATGGAAAAGAAAGTATCAGTTGATGATGATAAATTAAGAAAAGAAAAAGAAATGAAAACTTTGTTTAATAAATTTGTAATATCAGCTATATTTGCAGTTCCATTATTTTATATAGCAATGGGACACATGATACCAGCACCAATTGGGCCCTTACCACTACCTAAAATAATAGACCCTAGTACAAATCCATTAAACTTTGCACTTACTCAATTATTTTTAACTATACCAATAGTTATAGCAGGAAATAAGTTTTTCTCAAAAGGAGTTAAATCCATGATAGCTAAAGCACCGACTATGGATTCGTTAATAACTATAGGTTCAAGTGCAGCTCTTATATATAGTTTATATTCAATATATTTAGTATATAGTGGTGACAAAATGGCCGTACATCATATGTATTTTGAAAGTGCAGGTGTAATAATTACTCTTGTATTACTTGGAAAATATTTTGAAACTCGTGCTAAAGGAAAAACAGGTGAAGCCATTAAAAAGTTAATGGGGCTAAGCCCTAAAACGGCTACAATAATTAAAAATGATAAAGAAATAGAAATACCAATAGAAGAGGTTGAAGTTGGAGACATTATAGTAGTTAAACCAGGTTCTAAGATACCTGTAGACGGTACTGTTGTAGAAGGACATACTTCTGTAGATGAATCAATGTTAACAGGTGAAAGTATACCAGTAGAAAAAAATATTGGTAGTTCAGTAGTAGGCGCTAGTATAAATAAAAACGGAACTATAAGATTTAAAGCTGAAAAAGTAGGTAGTGATACAGCAATATCTCAAATAATTAAATTAGTAGAAGATGCTCAAGGTTCAAAAGCACCCATAGCAAAATTAGCTGATATAATTGCAGGTTATTTTGTCCCAGTAGTTGTAGTTATAGCTATAATTGCAGGACTTGCTTGGTTTATAGCAGGTAAAGGAGCAATATTCTCATTAACAGTATTTATAGCAGTTTTAGTTATAGCTTGTCCATGCGCCCTAGGTCTTGCAACACCTACAGCTATAATGGTTGGAACAGGTAAAGGAGCAGAAAATGGTATTTTAATTAAAGGTGGGCAAGCTTTAGAAACTACTCACAAAATTAATACTATAGTATTTGATAAAACAGGTACAGTTACAGAAGGTAAACCAGTAGTTACAAATATAATAACTCATGGAAATATTACAGAAGAAGAATTATTAAAAGTAGCTGCAAGTGCAGAAAAATCTTCAGAACACCCTTTAGGAGAAGCTATAGTTAGAGATTGTGAAGAAAAAAATCTTCAATTTTACAAACTGGATAAATTTATGGCAATACCAGGTCATGGAATAGAAGTTGTTATAAACGGAAGAGACATTTTACTTGGAAATAAAAAGTTAATGATAAATAAAAATATAGACCTTGAAGATTTAGAAGAAAAGTCTGACAAACTTGCAAGTGAAGGAAAAACACCTATGTACATTGCAATTAATAATAAAATAGGTGGGATAATAGCTGTTGCCGACGTAGTTAAAGAAAACAGCGCAAAAGCTATTAAAAAACTTCATGATATGGGAATAGAAGTGGCTATGATTACTGGAGATAATAAAAAAACAGCTCAGGCAATTGCCTCTCAAGTTGGAATAGATAGAGTTTTGGCAGAAGTTTTACCACAGGATAAATCTAGTGAAGTTAAAAAACTTCAAGAAGAAGGTAAATTTGTTGCCATGGTTGGTGATGGAATAAATGATGCACCAGCTTTAGCCCAGGCAGATATTGGAATAGCCATAGGAAGTGGTACAGACGTGGCTATGGAATCGGCAGATATTGTTTTAATGAGAAGTGATTTGTTAGATGTACCAACTGCCATAAGACTTAGTAAAAGTACAATGACTAATATAAAAGAGAACTTATTCTGGGCATTTGGATATAATGTAATAGGCATACCGGTGGCAGCAGGAGTTTTATATTTATTTGGAGGTCCACTTTTAAGCCCAGTAATAGCAGCTCTTGCAATGGCATTTAGTTCAACATCAGTTTTATTAAATGCGTTAAGATTAAAAAGATTTAAAGTAGAAAAATAA
- a CDS encoding sensor histidine kinase gives MEFNKKKLNINKKLIFYLAMVMIGIILIMAVSINLSVEKKIIYYSSNMVELSKQSLIKNRELFLQDITNLIIGISLLMIIVSISISIFLSQKISKPIIVVSKMTDFIKRGGYDQTLEYESSIVEIDDLINSINELSKELYKMENMRKKLTSDISHELRTPLTSIQTHLEAMIDGIWEPSQERLNSVNEEVIRLNHLVNQLKNLTKYDSEKNKLEISEVDLKQLIKNIIYNNQSFAFEKNIKIEYDLEELTARVDKEKITQVIVNLISNAVRYTNCNCKIQGKIIIKLYKADDFIKIIVKDNGIGIPEESLDYIFERFYRVDKSRCRNTGGTGIGLTICKSIIDLHKGKIEVRSKVDEGSEFIITLPA, from the coding sequence TTGGAATTTAACAAAAAAAAACTAAACATTAATAAGAAGTTAATATTTTATTTAGCTATGGTAATGATAGGAATCATTCTAATAATGGCTGTAAGTATTAACTTATCAGTGGAAAAGAAAATTATATATTATTCTTCAAATATGGTGGAATTATCTAAACAATCTTTAATTAAAAATAGAGAATTATTTTTACAAGATATTACTAACTTAATCATAGGAATATCTTTGCTTATGATTATAGTTTCAATATCAATTTCTATTTTTTTATCTCAAAAAATTTCAAAGCCTATAATTGTTGTGTCAAAAATGACAGACTTTATAAAAAGGGGAGGATATGATCAAACATTAGAATATGAAAGTTCTATTGTGGAAATAGACGATTTAATAAATTCTATTAATGAGTTATCAAAAGAATTATATAAAATGGAGAATATGAGAAAAAAGTTAACATCAGATATTTCTCATGAACTTAGAACTCCTTTAACAAGTATACAAACACATTTAGAGGCAATGATTGATGGAATATGGGAACCATCACAAGAAAGATTAAACAGTGTAAATGAAGAGGTAATTAGGCTTAATCACTTAGTAAATCAATTGAAAAATCTTACTAAATATGATAGTGAAAAAAATAAATTGGAGATAAGTGAAGTTGATTTAAAACAATTAATTAAAAACATTATATATAATAATCAAAGTTTTGCATTTGAGAAAAATATAAAAATAGAGTATGATTTGGAAGAACTTACAGCAAGAGTAGATAAAGAAAAAATAACTCAAGTTATAGTTAATTTAATATCCAATGCTGTAAGATATACAAATTGTAATTGTAAAATACAAGGTAAAATTATTATTAAATTATATAAAGCAGATGATTTTATTAAAATAATTGTAAAAGATAATGGTATAGGGATACCAGAGGAAAGTTTAGATTATATATTTGAAAGATTTTATAGGGTAGATAAATCTAGATGTAGAAATACTGGAGGAACTGGAATAGGACTTACCATATGTAAATCTATAATTGATTTACATAAAGGAAAAATAGAAGTTAGAAGTAAAGTAGATGAAGGAAGTGAATTTATAATTACTCTTCCTGCTTAA
- a CDS encoding response regulator transcription factor — MFNILLVDDEKKITEVVKAYLDKEGYNTLVAYDGNEALRLFNNNEFDLVILDRMLPDISGEEICEKIRETSLVHIIMLTAKTEDEDKIDGFNLGCDDYVCKPFNVKELVLRAKAALRKIKKEEIIKINDEIEINTLSHEVKIRDNDVSLTNTEYKLLLLFVNNQKKIFTREELLELVTDDYYEKFDRIIDAHIKNLRQKIEEDTKKPRIIQTVYGVGYKFGI, encoded by the coding sequence ATGTTTAATATATTATTAGTTGATGATGAAAAAAAAATAACAGAAGTTGTAAAAGCTTATCTAGATAAAGAAGGATATAATACTTTGGTAGCATATGATGGTAATGAAGCATTGAGATTATTTAATAATAATGAATTTGATTTAGTAATTTTAGATAGAATGTTACCGGATATAAGTGGTGAAGAAATTTGTGAGAAAATAAGAGAAACATCCTTAGTGCATATAATAATGTTAACGGCAAAAACTGAAGATGAAGATAAAATAGATGGATTTAACTTGGGATGTGATGACTATGTTTGTAAGCCATTTAATGTGAAAGAATTAGTTTTAAGGGCAAAGGCAGCACTTAGAAAAATAAAAAAAGAAGAAATTATAAAAATTAATGATGAAATAGAAATTAATACATTATCTCATGAAGTCAAAATAAGAGATAATGATGTAAGTTTGACAAATACAGAATATAAGTTATTGTTGCTATTTGTAAATAATCAAAAGAAAATTTTTACAAGAGAAGAATTATTAGAGTTAGTAACAGATGATTATTATGAAAAATTTGATAGAATCATAGATGCTCATATTAAAAACTTAAGACAAAAAATAGAAGAAGACACTAAAAAACCAAGAATAATACAAACAGTTTATGGAGTGGGGTATAAATTTGGAATTTAA
- a CDS encoding sulfite exporter TauE/SafE family protein encodes MSKITKFLHVYGMKCHSCEVAVEEEINKLQGIVNVEADHNNSMVIVTYENELCNDDKIKLAIKNSGFSSSNNMLIKVLTLSIVIISMFFLGNNPLTGSNTSFTRVETSFIMLFVLGFFTSFHCVGMCGGILLTQTINKDENIKDKKSSFKVALLYNSGRVISYTIVGGVVGALGSIFSTTIQIQNFIKIIAGVFMIISGLHMIGIKVLNNIKIPIFFKKNTCVNNHKNPFIVGYLSGFLPCGPLQTMQLYALSSGSFVMGASSMFVFSLGTLPIMLSFAYVSSRMCTSFNEKIYKYAGVLIIILGILMMNPRLHFI; translated from the coding sequence ATGAGTAAAATTACTAAATTCCTTCATGTATATGGAATGAAATGTCACTCTTGTGAAGTGGCAGTTGAGGAAGAAATTAATAAACTACAAGGTATTGTAAATGTAGAGGCTGATCATAATAATTCTATGGTCATAGTCACTTATGAAAATGAATTGTGCAATGATGATAAAATCAAATTAGCTATTAAAAATTCTGGCTTTTCCTCAAGTAATAATATGTTAATAAAAGTTTTAACTTTAAGTATTGTTATAATATCTATGTTTTTCCTGGGAAATAATCCTTTAACAGGATCAAATACTTCTTTCACAAGAGTTGAAACTTCTTTTATCATGTTATTTGTACTTGGTTTTTTTACATCATTTCATTGTGTTGGAATGTGTGGAGGTATTTTACTTACACAAACCATAAATAAAGACGAAAATATTAAGGATAAAAAATCATCTTTTAAAGTTGCTTTACTTTATAATAGTGGACGTGTAATCTCTTATACTATTGTTGGGGGGGTTGTTGGTGCTCTTGGTTCAATTTTTTCTACCACTATTCAAATTCAAAACTTTATAAAGATAATCGCCGGTGTTTTTATGATAATTTCTGGACTTCATATGATTGGAATTAAAGTATTAAATAACATTAAAATCCCCATATTTTTCAAAAAAAACACTTGTGTAAATAATCATAAGAATCCATTTATAGTTGGCTATTTAAGTGGATTTTTGCCTTGTGGTCCCCTACAGACTATGCAATTATATGCTCTATCTAGCGGTAGCTTTGTAATGGGTGCTTCGTCTATGTTTGTCTTTTCATTAGGAACACTTCCTATTATGTTATCATTTGCTTATGTTTCATCTAGAATGTGTACATCCTTCAATGAAAAAATATACAAATATGCAGGTGTTTTAATTATTATACTGGGTATTCTTATGATGAACCCTAGGCTACATTTCATATAA
- the pfkB gene encoding 1-phosphofructokinase: protein MIITVTLNVSVDKAYKIKGCVESGKVIRVLECNNTAGGKGLNVSRVISLCKEEVLATGFVGGHCGALIEELLKKDNIKNHFTHVKSETRNCINILDENNISTEFLEKGCFISEDEINKFICDFDEIIDSSNIVTISGSVPQGVPTDIYATLIKMIKDKNKKVILDASGNLLKEGIKALPTMIKPNSEEMENLLGISINNREEVINSAVKLYESGIEIVVVSLGKDGALLVCRDGVYHGKPPKINVVNTVGCGDSMVAAFAVAMERGYSNIDSLKYAVSISAANAMTFSTGNFNFKDADNILENIIIKKIY, encoded by the coding sequence ATGATTATAACTGTAACTTTAAATGTATCTGTTGATAAAGCATACAAAATAAAAGGATGTGTGGAATCGGGCAAGGTTATTAGAGTATTAGAATGCAACAATACTGCTGGGGGAAAAGGATTAAATGTATCCAGAGTGATTTCTCTTTGTAAAGAAGAAGTATTAGCTACTGGATTTGTAGGTGGACATTGTGGAGCATTAATTGAAGAATTATTGAAAAAAGATAATATAAAAAATCATTTTACACATGTGAAAAGTGAAACTAGAAATTGTATAAACATATTAGATGAGAATAACATATCTACAGAGTTTTTAGAAAAAGGATGTTTTATTAGTGAAGATGAAATAAATAAATTTATATGTGACTTTGATGAAATAATAGATAGTAGTAATATTGTTACGATCTCTGGAAGTGTGCCTCAAGGTGTACCTACTGATATTTATGCGACTTTAATAAAAATGATAAAAGATAAAAATAAAAAAGTCATTTTAGATGCATCAGGCAATTTGTTAAAAGAGGGCATAAAAGCTTTGCCAACCATGATAAAACCTAATAGCGAAGAAATGGAAAACTTATTAGGGATTAGTATAAATAATAGAGAAGAGGTAATTAATAGTGCTGTAAAACTTTATGAAAGCGGAATAGAGATAGTTGTTGTTTCTCTTGGAAAGGATGGAGCATTATTAGTTTGTCGAGATGGTGTTTATCATGGAAAACCTCCTAAAATAAATGTTGTCAACACTGTAGGTTGTGGAGATTCTATGGTTGCTGCATTTGCTGTTGCAATGGAAAGAGGATATTCAAACATAGATAGCTTAAAATATGCTGTATCAATTTCTGCTGCTAATGCAATGACTTTTTCAACAGGAAATTTTAATTTCAAAGATGCAGATAATATATTAGAAAATATAATAATTAAAAAAATTTATTAA
- a CDS encoding galactitol-1-phosphate 5-dehydrogenase produces the protein MMKAGVVHGREDIRFEDIDKPIPKKNQVLIKVKYTGICGSDVPRVNSDACHFYPNVLGHEFSGIIEEIGEEVTSLKIGDRVAGVPLVPCMKCEDCQSGNHALCKHYSFIGSREFGSFAEYVVVPEINAVKFEDEVTFEQGAFFEPATVALHGLERVPYEGGKTVAILGGGTIGLFTMQWAKIFGAKKVVVFDINNERLELAKVLGADEGINTLEENFMKNALQLTNNRGFDYVYETAGNTITMKMAFQLAANKANVCFIGTPTKEITFSVKEWEQMNRKEFNLTGSWMSYSAPFPGKEWELTAHYFKTGELKFDESLIYKKIPLREIPSAFKMYKDNKVKGKILIDSEEV, from the coding sequence ATGATGAAAGCGGGAGTAGTTCATGGTAGAGAAGATATAAGATTTGAAGATATAGATAAACCTATTCCAAAGAAAAATCAGGTTTTAATAAAAGTAAAATATACAGGAATTTGTGGATCAGATGTACCGAGGGTGAATTCAGATGCGTGCCACTTTTACCCTAATGTGTTGGGACACGAATTCTCTGGTATAATAGAAGAAATTGGTGAAGAAGTTACTTCTCTAAAAATTGGAGATAGGGTAGCAGGGGTTCCTTTAGTTCCTTGTATGAAGTGTGAAGATTGTCAAAGTGGAAATCATGCTCTTTGTAAACACTATAGTTTTATAGGTTCTAGGGAATTTGGAAGTTTTGCAGAATATGTAGTTGTTCCAGAGATAAATGCAGTAAAATTTGAGGATGAAGTTACATTTGAGCAAGGAGCATTTTTTGAGCCAGCTACAGTTGCACTACATGGGTTAGAAAGAGTACCTTATGAAGGTGGAAAAACGGTTGCAATTTTAGGTGGAGGTACTATAGGTTTATTTACAATGCAATGGGCTAAAATATTTGGAGCTAAGAAAGTTGTAGTATTTGATATAAATAATGAAAGATTAGAACTTGCTAAAGTTTTGGGTGCAGATGAGGGAATAAATACTTTAGAAGAAAATTTTATGAAAAATGCATTACAATTGACAAATAATAGAGGGTTTGATTATGTTTATGAAACAGCAGGAAATACAATAACAATGAAAATGGCTTTTCAATTAGCAGCTAATAAAGCTAATGTATGTTTTATAGGAACTCCTACTAAAGAAATTACTTTTTCAGTGAAAGAATGGGAGCAAATGAATAGAAAAGAATTTAATTTAACAGGGTCTTGGATGTCTTATAGTGCTCCATTTCCAGGAAAAGAGTGGGAATTAACTGCTCATTATTTTAAAACTGGAGAATTAAAATTTGATGAATCGTTAATTTATAAAAAGATTCCTTTAAGAGAAATACCAAGCGCCTTTAAAATGTACAAAGATAATAAGGTAAAAGGAAAAATATTAATAGATAGTGAAGAAGTATAA
- the fba gene encoding class II fructose-1,6-bisphosphate aldolase has protein sequence MPLVTTKEILKKAQEGKYAVGAFNVENMEMVMAVIEAAEELNSPVIMQTTPSTVKYAGIDYYLSNVNSAAKKSRVPVALHLDHGSSFDLAMQALRGGYTSIMIDGSHNIFEENIKITKRVVDACKPSSIPVEAELGKVGGKEDDLDGGCGGYTDPKEAKEFVQRTNVDSLAVAIGTAHGVYDGIPKLDLDRLSEIRELVDVPLVLHGASGLSQEAIKESINRGICKVNFATELRIAYTDGVKKTLKENPETIDPKKYGKVAMENVKDLVKNRINMCGSIDKA, from the coding sequence ATGCCATTAGTTACAACAAAAGAAATATTAAAAAAAGCACAAGAAGGGAAATATGCTGTAGGTGCATTTAATGTGGAAAACATGGAAATGGTTATGGCTGTAATAGAAGCTGCAGAAGAATTAAACTCTCCTGTAATTATGCAAACTACACCATCAACTGTTAAATATGCAGGTATCGATTATTACTTATCTAATGTAAATTCGGCAGCAAAAAAGTCTAGGGTTCCAGTAGCACTGCATTTAGACCATGGAAGTAGTTTTGATTTAGCGATGCAGGCGCTTAGAGGCGGATATACATCCATAATGATTGATGGATCTCATAATATTTTTGAAGAAAATATAAAAATAACAAAGAGAGTTGTGGATGCATGTAAGCCCTCATCTATTCCTGTAGAAGCTGAACTGGGAAAAGTAGGCGGAAAAGAAGATGATTTAGATGGTGGATGTGGAGGATACACAGATCCTAAAGAAGCAAAAGAATTTGTACAAAGAACAAATGTAGATTCTCTTGCAGTAGCTATAGGAACAGCTCATGGAGTTTATGATGGAATACCAAAGTTAGATTTAGATAGATTAAGCGAAATAAGAGAACTTGTAGATGTTCCTTTGGTTTTACATGGAGCTTCTGGATTATCACAAGAAGCTATAAAAGAAAGTATAAATAGAGGCATATGCAAAGTAAATTTTGCCACAGAATTAAGAATTGCTTATACAGATGGGGTAAAAAAGACATTGAAAGAAAATCCAGAAACAATAGATCCAAAGAAATATGGAAAAGTTGCAATGGAAAATGTTAAAGATTTAGTAAAAAATAGAATTAACATGTGTGGTTCAATAGATAAAGCATAA
- a CDS encoding PTS galactitol transporter subunit IIC — MGIFGDIINYIIGLGASVMLPLVIAVLSICVGVKVGKAVRSGLMIGVGFVGLGLIVDMMNAQLGPAAQAMSENFGLSMSVVDIGWPGASPMTWASNIATVAIPIAIAVNIIMLALKWTKTVNIDIWNIWHMTFTGAIAYVATGNFWIGILGVIVHAAIAYKLGDIWAPLMTDYFELDGLTVPHGTSAYLAPVACVIDCVIEKIPGIRDIDITADSLQEKVGVLGEPIVIGGILGALVGFLAGYDFSASLQLGVKMSAVMVLMPKVVKCIMEGLMPISERAKEILSKKYDNSEFYIGLDPAILLGDPQVVTAGLIFIPLTILIAVIVPGNVILPFGDLATIGFFIAIAVAVHKGNIFRTIISGSFIMYFTIWIANQTIPWVTKLAETTNSMNGASQLAALDQGGAPITYVFTEIFTRDNIPGMLIIGGIYALCLVFAVRTSKERARALKEENIA, encoded by the coding sequence ATGGGAATATTTGGTGATATAATCAACTATATCATAGGTCTTGGGGCATCAGTTATGCTTCCACTTGTAATTGCAGTTTTAAGTATATGTGTTGGAGTTAAAGTTGGTAAGGCAGTTAGATCAGGTTTAATGATCGGTGTTGGATTTGTTGGTCTTGGACTTATAGTAGATATGATGAATGCTCAACTTGGACCTGCTGCGCAAGCAATGTCTGAAAACTTTGGTCTTTCAATGAGCGTAGTTGATATAGGATGGCCTGGAGCATCACCTATGACTTGGGCATCTAACATAGCAACAGTAGCAATACCAATAGCAATAGCAGTAAATATAATAATGTTAGCCTTAAAATGGACAAAGACTGTAAATATAGATATATGGAATATATGGCATATGACTTTTACAGGAGCAATAGCATATGTGGCAACAGGTAACTTCTGGATAGGTATATTGGGAGTAATAGTTCATGCAGCTATAGCATACAAATTGGGCGATATTTGGGCGCCATTAATGACGGATTATTTTGAACTAGATGGGCTTACAGTACCACATGGTACATCTGCATACTTAGCACCCGTAGCTTGTGTAATAGATTGTGTAATAGAAAAAATTCCAGGAATAAGAGATATAGATATAACAGCAGATTCTTTACAAGAAAAGGTTGGAGTTCTTGGAGAACCAATAGTAATAGGTGGTATACTAGGAGCTTTAGTAGGATTTTTAGCTGGTTATGATTTTTCAGCTTCATTACAATTAGGTGTAAAGATGTCAGCAGTAATGGTATTAATGCCTAAAGTTGTAAAATGTATAATGGAAGGATTAATGCCCATATCAGAAAGGGCAAAAGAAATATTATCTAAGAAATATGATAACTCTGAATTCTATATAGGATTAGACCCAGCAATATTATTAGGCGATCCACAAGTTGTAACAGCAGGACTCATATTCATACCTCTTACTATATTAATAGCTGTTATTGTTCCTGGAAACGTTATCTTACCCTTTGGTGATTTAGCAACTATAGGATTCTTTATAGCAATTGCAGTAGCAGTACATAAGGGAAATATATTTAGAACTATAATTTCAGGTTCATTTATAATGTATTTCACAATATGGATAGCAAACCAAACTATACCTTGGGTAACAAAATTAGCAGAAACTACAAATTCTATGAATGGTGCATCTCAATTAGCGGCACTAGACCAAGGTGGAGCACCAATAACTTATGTGTTTACAGAAATATTTACTAGAGATAATATACCAGGAATGTTAATAATAGGTGGTATATACGCATTATGTTTAGTATTTGCGGTTAGAACATCTAAAGAACGTGCAAGAGCATTAAAAGAAGAAAATATAGCTTAA
- the gatB gene encoding PTS galactitol transporter subunit IIB: MKKKVIVACGGAVATSTIAANKIVELGKKNGIDIEIAQVRISEIESNLSGASLIVTTSKVKRDYGIPLITGMPFISGVGVEKTEKAILEVLQS; encoded by the coding sequence ATGAAAAAGAAAGTTATAGTAGCATGTGGTGGAGCTGTTGCAACATCAACAATAGCAGCAAATAAAATAGTGGAATTAGGAAAGAAAAATGGAATAGATATAGAAATAGCACAAGTTAGAATATCTGAAATAGAATCAAACTTAAGTGGTGCAAGTTTAATAGTTACAACATCTAAAGTAAAAAGAGATTATGGTATACCTTTAATAACAGGAATGCCTTTCATATCAGGAGTTGGGGTAGAAAAAACTGAGAAAGCAATTTTAGAAGTACTACAAAGCTAA
- a CDS encoding PTS sugar transporter subunit IIA: MVWEQLKENLIFPKLEVKDSSEIMEEMGSRFIKEGLCKESYINALISRELEFPTGIDVDGFGIAIPHTDVSHVNEAGIGIATLKEPVKFIQMGTDDEEVYTKVVVMLAVDDPQKHLSTLQNILGILQDKNVLFQLSSAKDKEDVIEIIKNKENE, encoded by the coding sequence TTGGTTTGGGAACAACTAAAAGAAAATTTAATATTTCCAAAGCTAGAGGTTAAGGATAGCTCAGAAATAATGGAAGAAATGGGAAGTAGATTTATAAAAGAAGGTTTATGTAAGGAAAGTTACATAAATGCTCTTATAAGCCGTGAATTAGAATTCCCAACAGGAATAGATGTTGATGGATTTGGAATAGCAATACCTCACACAGATGTGTCACATGTTAATGAGGCAGGAATTGGTATAGCTACATTAAAAGAACCTGTTAAATTTATACAAATGGGAACTGATGATGAAGAAGTATATACAAAAGTTGTAGTAATGTTAGCTGTTGATGATCCTCAAAAACATTTATCAACATTACAGAATATATTAGGAATTTTACAAGATAAAAATGTTTTATTCCAATTATCAAGTGCAAAAGATAAAGAAGATGTAATAGAAATAATAAAAAACAAGGAGAATGAATAA